The region ACTTTAGGGAGAAGTATCGAGTGGCCGCGCAGGAACTAGCTTGGTTCTAGCTTCCCTGCGAGTCAAAGACTGTGTTGCGTAGCTCCTCTATGCTCGTCAGGTCAGTGAGTACCAAATCAGCGCCGCACTTTTCTAGCACCTTAACGGAACTTCTTCCGGTTGCTACTCCGACCGCGAATACGCCAGCATCGCGGGCGCCTTTAATGTCATGCGGCGTGTCGCCAATGACGAATGTTCGCTTGCCAGCGAAGGAAGTATGGTACTTCTCTTCGGCCCGTTCGCAAGCGAGCCGAACAAGCACAGCCCGGTCGCTTCCGTCATCGCCGTAGCCGCCTACCTCAAGGTCGAGGCTATCCGCAAGATTGAATGCGCTGAGCTTTGTTTTGGCGATGGACCGGATATTTCCAGTCACCACGGATTGCACTACGCGCCCATCCTGGAGGGCGTAAAGAGCATCAGCGGCCCCCGGTAAAGAGCGTCCGGATTCCCGAATGCGCCCTTCCAATTTGTGTGCGGCTACACCAAGCGCAGAGCAGAAGCGCGAAACAGATGCCTGGGAAACCTCGACATCATTCAATTCAAGGGTCTCGGTGATAATGGCGCGTTCCGTGCGGCCGGTCATGGAAGCCAGCCGACTAAGGGGGCGCCCGATTGCCGACCTGAAGGCATGTTCGTAGATGTCACGGCTGACGCCACCAATACTCACAAGGGTATGGTCCACGTCCCACAATACGAGTGCTGAATCTCGCTGGCTCTTCGACACCCAGGCATCGTCTCATGCCAAGTCATCATCGGGAAGTCCGCTGCCGCAGCGGTCATCAGCGCAGACGTCAAGCCCCCGCACCCGCCACAGTTTGGCGGAAACGGGGGTATCGCGGCTCGGCGGACAATGTGAACGGGGAATCATGGATCAAGGACTGGCCGCTCTACTGGGCGCGGTTGTTGGAGCACTGGCCACAGGGGGTGCAACATACCTAACCGCCATAGCCACGGAAAGTACACATAAGAAGCAAGCGCGCCGAGATGTGTACCACACTTACTTACAGGAGTTCCTGGCTCTGAGAATACGCCTGGCGCGACTTTCCGTCGCCCTACTCCCCAGTCCTAGGCGAGCACAGTGGATGACTCGCAGCAGCAGTGCGCCGGAATCCTTGCGCTCGGGCGGCTTTACCCCGTCGGCTTCGGGGCGAGCAGCGCGCCACCTGATCGAACTCCTCACGCGTGAGAATCGAGGTCTCGATTGCCATAACGGGCACGCCCTGATCGGCCCGCACGGGGCTGCGCTTGTGCATCTTCCACCCCATGAGCGCGAGGTTCGTCATGCATCTTGACCAGGGTCCGAGAACGCCGTTGCGCGGGACGCCTGGCAAGCTCGGCGCTTCCGGTTCCGCAGCGGTGTTCTTCGTGTGGGCTTGGTGGGCTGCCCAGTGCGCGGACGGCGATAGAACCCTGTCCCGGTTGAGCATCTGCGCAATGGCGTGCGGAGTCTTCCCCGACACTAAAAGCTGTCCCACAATTCCAGGAGGCTGAGGGTCATGCTGTGTTCGGGGCGGTGCCGATGGCGCCGGCCGAGCGCAGCGAACGCCCGAGGTCTTCAGTGAGGATGCGGGGGTGTCGCCGCCACCACCACAGGTCGGGGCCGGGCAGCCTGTGGAACTGGTCGAGTGCTTGGCCGTCGTCGTCGATGGTCGCGGCCTTGTAACGGTCGTCCAAGGCTCTGATCTTCGGGGTCCAGAGCTGGACGATGTGTTCGTCCAGCAGGAGCCACGCCTCGTGCAGCCAGTTTCGGCAGTACAGATCGTTGGTGTACTCGTAGATGTCGTCGCCGTAGCCACGCTCGATGGCGCTCACCAGGGCGGCCCACGCGTTCACCCTTTCAGCGACTGTGAATGCCGTCCGCCAGCCGCGCTGGTGCAACAGCTCTCCCACCTCGGTTTCAGTAGCCACAGGCGTGAGGCTCTCATGCCGAATCCGTCCGGGCGACCGAGATGTGTCCCGCCAGAGGCCGACGGGCCCCGCAGGATGATCAAGATGAGACGATCTCGCCGTGGCTGGTGTGATCACGGCTTCGGAGCCGTCCTGGATAGCCCCGTTCACCGGGCTGAGCCGCGGCAGTTCGGCAAGCTGGTGACAGCTCTGCGGCGCGATGGTGCGGACGCGGTCCGCAGGGGCCGACCGTGGAGCCTGCCGCTGGAGGACCGGGCACTGCTGGTCGCGGCGTACTGGCGCACGAACCTGACCATGCGCCAACTGGCGCCGTTGTTCGGGGTGTCCAAGTCGGCGGCGGACCGGATCATCGATAACCTCGGGCCGATGCTCGCCCTCCAGCCCCGCAAGCGGTTCGCGAAGGACACTGTGCTGATCGTGGATGGCACCCTGGTGCCCACCCGCGATCACACCGTCGCCGAGCAGTCGAAGAACTACCGGTACTCCACCAACCACCAGGTCGTCATCGACGCCGACACCCGCCTCGTCGTGGTGGTCGGCCAACCCCTGCCCGGCAACCGCAACGATTGCAAGGCGTGGGTGGAGTCCGGCGCGAAGGCCGCCGTCGGCACGACCATGACCATCGCCGACGGCGGCTATCCGGGCACCGGGCTCGTGATGCCACACCGGCGCCGCAAGGGCGAGGAGTTGCCCGACTGGAAGCAGGCCCACAACAAGTCCCACAAGCAGGTCCGCGCTCGCGTCGAGCACGTCTTCGCCCGCATGAAGAGCTGGAAGATCCGCCGCGACTGCCGCCTCAAAGGCGTCGGCGTCCACCACGCCATGCTCGGCATCGCCCGCCTGCACAACCTCACCCTCACCGGCTGACGACGGAACGAGCAGGTCAGCGAGCACGGCCGAGATCATTTACGGGACAACCCCTAGTAGGACTCCGTTAGGTCTTCCGGTTCGGCCTGTTCCTGGGCATGTTGGGTGGATGGACGCACATGAAGTGAACCGTGTTCGGGCGAAGTTGGCGTTATACGTGGCTGACGTGTTCACGTCGGTGCCGCGCAAGGACCAGCGGGCCAAAGGCGACTGCTACCTGCGGGGACTGATGTTGGACGGCCGCCGCAAGTCGATCCAGGCCATGGCCTAGCGGCTGCCGGACGGCAACGAACAGAACCTGCAGCAGTTCGTGAACCAGTCCACCTGGGACCCGGCGCCGGTGCAGCGGCGGATCTGCGAACGCATGCTGCCACTGGTCAACCCGACGGCCTGGGTGATCGACGACGTGTCGCTGCCCAAGGACGGAAGAATGTCGGTCGCCGTGGCTCCGCAGTACTGCGGAGCTCTGGGCAAGCGCGCCAACTGCCAGGTCGCGGTCAGCGTCCACGCCGCCAGTGACACGGCCTCCTGTCCACTGCAGTGGCGGCTGTTCCTGCCCAAGGAGTGGGCGGCGGACACTGACCGCAGGACCGTCACCCGCATCCCGCCCGAGGCCGGGCACCGCGAGAAGTGGCGGCTGGCTCTGGACATGCTCGACACGCTGGCCAGCTGGGGCATGAGGCCGCCGGTCGTGGTGGCCGACGCCGCCTACGCACACCTGCGGGCCAGCCTGGCAGAGCGGGGAATCGACTACATGCTGGCCGTCCGCGCGGACGTGACCGCCCACCCATTCAACGCCCAACCGACAGCCCCGGACCGCAAGGGCCCCGTCGGCTGCTGGCCCCAGCCCCGCTACCGCCGCCCCGCACCCTCGGTGGCAGCCCTTGCCACCGGCCTCGGACAGGAGGCGTTCACCTCCCTCACCTGGCGGCAGGGCTCACGCGGCGAATTACGTTCCCGCTTCGCCGCCGTGCGCGTCCGCCCGGCCGGCAACGCCGTCGAACGACCCATCCGGGCCGCCGCCTCGACCGAACAGGGCTGGTGGGACGGCATCCTGCCCGACTGCTGGCTGGTCGTCGAATGGCCCGAAGAGGCCGAGGCTCCCACCGACTACTGGCTGTCCAACCTGCCGGCCGACACTCCGATTGCCGACCTGGTCCGTCTGGCGAAGGTCCGCTGGCGCATCGAGCACGACTACCGCGAACTCAAGCACGGCCTGGGCCTGGACCACTTCGAAGGCCGGTCCTGGCCCGGCTGGCACCACCACGTCACCCTCGTGACCGCGGCCCACGCGTTTCTCACCGAACAACGTCTGGCCCCAAAAGCACCTGGACCGCACTCACTCTCTACCAGATCCTCGACGACCTCCAAGACATCCTGAGGTGCTGGACCGGCACCTGCACCACCTGCCACCAGCCCCTCCCCACCAGGACGACAACACCTAGATCAAGACAGACCTAACGGAGTCCTACTAGGGCCGGGACGTTCCGCTCAATGACCCACACCGCGCCGGGGTCCGGGTCCGGAATAAGCGTTCACCCGACCCCGCCGTGTTCGACGGGCATGGGGCGGGTAGGTAGCCGTACGGGGAACGACCGCCGCCCCTTCATCGCAGCGCAATCCTGCGCATGGCCGACTGTCACCCGGTTACTGATGCTCTGCGACTTCACCTGAGCGGCGAAGGTCAGCATGACCATCATCGACGACCTGCTGCGATACCGCCACTGTCGGTCACTCCAGAATTACCCGTCTGGAGCATCGGGAAGGGGCGGGGTGGGACAAGGTCCGGTAGCCGGCGCGAGCGTGGGGGCAAGCGTCTCGTCGCCGACGCGAGTGTGGGGCCAGCCGTCACCCCCCGCCGTGGCGGGCCAGGGTGTGGCGGGCTGTTGCCGCCATCGCCTCGTCGACCATCCGGCCCTCGAAGAGCACCGCCCCCGCGCCCTTCGCCTGTGCCCGCTCCACCGCCGCGATCAGCCGTTCACAGCGGGCCAGCTCCTCGGCGTCGGGTGCGAACACCTCGTTGACCACCGGCACATGGGACGGGTGGATCACCGCCATCCCCTCGTAGCCGAGGGCGCGGTTCTGCTCGGCGAAGCGCCGTAGCCCCGCGAGGTCCGCCACGTCCGCCCATAGCCCGGCCACCGGGTGGGGGCGGTCCGCGGCGCGTGCGTCGAGCAGCGCGCGGGCCCGCAGTTCACGGGTCTCCTCGCCCTGCGGGGTCCAGCGGTAGCCGATCGCCCGCTCCACATCCCCGCCCGGGGCGGTCACCGCGCCCAGGTGGGCGATCCGGGCGGCGGCCCGGCCGATGGCGTACGCCTCGCGCAGTCCGCGTGCCGTTTCCAGCAGCGGCAGCAGGGCGAAATGGCCCTCGGGCAGGCCGTGTTCGCGCTCGCACCACGCCAGCAGCCGGTCGGCGGTGGTCACGTCCTCGGGGCCGCTCACCTTGGGCAGCACGATGCCGTAGAGCCCGGGACGGGCCACCGCTCGCAGGTCGTCGGCGCCCTGCCAGCCCGTGGCGCGGTCCAGTGCGTTGATCCGTACGAGCAGGCGTATTGGAGCGGGCGTTCCGGCCGTCACCTGGTCGGCAGCCACGGCCTCGGCCACGGCCTCGCGTGCCGCCGCCTTGCCGACCTCCGGGACGGCGTCCTCCAGGTCGAGGATGGCCGCGTCGGCGCCCGCCGCCTCCGCTTTGGGCAGCCAGTCGGTCCGGCTGCCGGGCACGAAGAGCAGGGAGCGCAGGGGGACACGACGTGTCGTCACGCCCGTCGTGTGCGTCGCGCCCGTATCGCCGTCAGATGACACCTTCGGCCTCCAGTTTCGCCAGCCGTCCGTCGTCGATGCCCAGCCACTTCCCGTAGACCAGCGCGTTGTCCGCGCCGAGGGCGGGGCCGGTCCGCCACACGGCACCGGGGGAGCGGTGGAAGCGCGGGATCACCGACTGCATCCGCACCGGGCCGAGGTCGGCGTCGTCCACCGTGATGATGTCCTCGCGTTCGGCGTAGACCGGGTCGGTGGCGATGTCGGCGGCGGTGAACACCCGCGAGGCCACCACCTCGGCCCGTTCGAACGCCGCCAGGCACTCGGCCGCCGGGCGCGCCGCGACCCAGTCCCGCAGCGCCGTGTCGAGCCGCTCGCGCCCCGCGTGCTGCTGGTCCACGGTGGCGAACTCCCCGTCGGGCAGGCCCAGCAGCCGCACCACATTGCGCACCGAGCGGTTGGTGGCGGAGGTGACGGTGAGCCAGTCGCCGTCGGCGCTGCGGTAGGTGTTGATGACGGCGGCCGGGGCGACGGCCAGTTGGTTGCCCGCCCGCTCGGGGGCCGTGCCGAGCTGGTCGTACGCGATGATCTGCCACTCCACCAGGCGGTACAGGGGCTCGAACAGCGCCAGGTCGATCCATTCGCCGTCGAAGTCCGGGTCGGTGTCACGGCGGTGCAGGGCGGCCAGGATCGCGAACGCGCCCATCAGCCCGGTGACCGCGTCACCGTGCGAGAAACCGGTGTGCACGGGCGGGCCGTCCGGGAAGCCGGTCAGATGGACCACACCGCTGCGGGCCTCGCCCATCTTCCCGAAGCCGGGCGCGTCGGCACGGGAAGAGGTCGCGCCGAAGCCGGAGATCTGCAGCAGGATCGCGGTGGGGTTGAGCGCGTGGACGGCCTCCCAGTCCAGGCCCCAGGCGCGCAGGCGGCCCGCCCGGAGGGTCACGATCACCACATCGGCCCACGCGATCAGCTCCCAGGCGACGTCGCGGCCCTCCTCGTGGTGCAGATCCAGGGTCACGGAGCGCTTGTTGCGGCCCGCCACCTTGAACCAGAGCGGAACGCCGTCGCGCCGCGGCCCCATCGCCCTCGCCGCGTCACCGGAGCCCGGCGGCTCCACGTGGACGACGTCCGCCCCCTGGTCGGCGAGCATCCCTCCGGCGAGCGGGCCCGCCACCACATGGGCGAACTCCACCACCTTCAGCCCTGTGAGCTGTCCCTGCCGTGTGCTGGTCTGGTCCTCCATGCGGCCAGGCTGCGGGGTGGGGTGTATGCGCGTCCAGCAATGAAGGGGGATCAATTCATGCGGATCTCGCAAGGATGGCGGAAGGATGACGCAAGGACCCCGCACGGGCCGGGTGGCGCCCCCGCGGCCTCACCACGGACCGTCGTCCGCCTCCTCCCACACCACCCCCGCCGGCAGGGCATCGGCGGCGGAGCGGAACTCCTCCAGTTGGTCCAGGAAGCGGCGCGCCCCCGGCGGCAGGGTGCGGCGCGTCGGCAGGACGACATACAGCCGGCGCTCCACCACCGGCCCCACCAGCGGGCGCCGCACCAGCCGGCCCGGCACCATCAGCGGATGGACCAGGGCCGGCAGCGCGGAGACGCCGAGCCCGGCGGCCACCAGCCCGCCCACCGTGGCCACGTTCGACGCCTCGGCCGCCGGGTTCGCCTCCATACCGGCCTGGGCGAAGGCCGCGTCGGTCATCCGGCGCACGCTGGAGTCGGTGCCCACCGCGAGAAACGGCTCCCGGCCCAGCTCCTCCCAGGTCACCTCCTCCCGCTCGGCCAGCGGATGGTGCTCCGGGAGCACCGCGTCGAAGCGGTCGCGCACCAGCGGCCGCAGCCGTACGCCGGGGGCGCGCCGGGCCACCGTGCTGACCGCGAAGTCGGCGTCCCCGTCGACCACCCGCTCCAGCACCGAGCGTTCGAGCCCGTCCAGCAGCCGTACGGTCATCTCCGGGCGCCGCGCGCGGAAGGCGGAGATCACCGGCGGCAGCAGCACGGCCGCGACCGACGGCAGGGTCGCCAGGGCCACCGCACCGCGTTCACCGGCCCCGTAGCGCCCAAGCTGGGCCAGGCCCGCGCGGTGCGCGGAGAGGATCTGGTCGGCGATCCGCAGCGCCTCGGCGCCCGCCGGGGTGAGCCGCACATTGCGGGTGTCCCGCTCCAGCAGCCGCATCCCCAGCGTCCGTTCCAGATCGGCGACCGCACGGCTCAGCGACGACTGGGACACATGCAGTTCGGCGGCGGCCGCGGTGAAGCTCACGGCGCGCGCGACCGCCGCGTACGCGGTGAGCTGGCGCAGGGTGACGTCCATGGTCCGTGAGCGTAGGCGCGGGTGGCCGCGCGGCGGAAC is a window of Streptomyces violaceusniger Tu 4113 DNA encoding:
- a CDS encoding HAD family hydrolase, with product MSKSQRDSALVLWDVDHTLVSIGGVSRDIYEHAFRSAIGRPLSRLASMTGRTERAIITETLELNDVEVSQASVSRFCSALGVAAHKLEGRIRESGRSLPGAADALYALQDGRVVQSVVTGNIRSIAKTKLSAFNLADSLDLEVGGYGDDGSDRAVLVRLACERAEEKYHTSFAGKRTFVIGDTPHDIKGARDAGVFAVGVATGRSSVKVLEKCGADLVLTDLTSIEELRNTVFDSQGS
- a CDS encoding HpcH/HpaI aldolase/citrate lyase family protein, producing MTTRRVPLRSLLFVPGSRTDWLPKAEAAGADAAILDLEDAVPEVGKAAAREAVAEAVAADQVTAGTPAPIRLLVRINALDRATGWQGADDLRAVARPGLYGIVLPKVSGPEDVTTADRLLAWCEREHGLPEGHFALLPLLETARGLREAYAIGRAAARIAHLGAVTAPGGDVERAIGYRWTPQGEETRELRARALLDARAADRPHPVAGLWADVADLAGLRRFAEQNRALGYEGMAVIHPSHVPVVNEVFAPDAEELARCERLIAAVERAQAKGAGAVLFEGRMVDEAMAATARHTLARHGGG
- a CDS encoding CaiB/BaiF CoA transferase family protein, which encodes MEDQTSTRQGQLTGLKVVEFAHVVAGPLAGGMLADQGADVVHVEPPGSGDAARAMGPRRDGVPLWFKVAGRNKRSVTLDLHHEEGRDVAWELIAWADVVIVTLRAGRLRAWGLDWEAVHALNPTAILLQISGFGATSSRADAPGFGKMGEARSGVVHLTGFPDGPPVHTGFSHGDAVTGLMGAFAILAALHRRDTDPDFDGEWIDLALFEPLYRLVEWQIIAYDQLGTAPERAGNQLAVAPAAVINTYRSADGDWLTVTSATNRSVRNVVRLLGLPDGEFATVDQQHAGRERLDTALRDWVAARPAAECLAAFERAEVVASRVFTAADIATDPVYAEREDIITVDDADLGPVRMQSVIPRFHRSPGAVWRTGPALGADNALVYGKWLGIDDGRLAKLEAEGVI
- a CDS encoding LysR family transcriptional regulator — protein: MDVTLRQLTAYAAVARAVSFTAAAAELHVSQSSLSRAVADLERTLGMRLLERDTRNVRLTPAGAEALRIADQILSAHRAGLAQLGRYGAGERGAVALATLPSVAAVLLPPVISAFRARRPEMTVRLLDGLERSVLERVVDGDADFAVSTVARRAPGVRLRPLVRDRFDAVLPEHHPLAEREEVTWEELGREPFLAVGTDSSVRRMTDAAFAQAGMEANPAAEASNVATVGGLVAAGLGVSALPALVHPLMVPGRLVRRPLVGPVVERRLYVVLPTRRTLPPGARRFLDQLEEFRSAADALPAGVVWEEADDGPW